In Hypanus sabinus isolate sHypSab1 chromosome 30, sHypSab1.hap1, whole genome shotgun sequence, one DNA window encodes the following:
- the LOC132383387 gene encoding uncharacterized protein LOC132383387 produces MKTVLRPERLDLDPQDPEAALAFELWLACFQSYLAELRATDPAVMYRILLSRVTRKVYSSIRDLPTYAGALDALKRQYLRPVNTVYARHRLATRRQRPGESCAEFLRALQTLVRTCDCETLTAEQHAELLVRDAFVTGLRSVYVRQQLLEHSDLTLPSAIETANALEAALHYANAVQSRDSPPVPWTSDPTTAGSRERNRRCQSRFHELPEPDHGGGLSEACALLFLWP; encoded by the coding sequence atgaaaaccgttttacgtccggaaaggttggatttggaccctcaagaccctgaagcagctcttgcttttgaactctggcttgcatgcttccaatcgtacttggcggagcttcgtgcgactgaccctgccgttatgtacagaattctcctctcgagggtcacccgaAAAGTTTATTCCagtatccgggacctgccgacctacgcaggggcactggacgccctcaaaagacagtacctgcggccggtgaacaccgtctacgcaagacatcgtttagctacccggcgacagcggcctggcgaatcgtgcgctgagtttctccgagcactacagacgctcgtccgaacttgtgactgcgaAACGctcacagcagaacaacatgcggagctgctggtgcgagacgcctttgtgacgggactgaggtcagtgtacgtgcgccagcaactgctggaacactccgacCTTACCTTAccctcggcgatcgagacggccaacgctctggaagctgcactGCACTACGccaacgctgtccagtcgcgcgattccccaccAGTTCCGTGGACCTCAGATCccaccaccgccggctcccgcgagcgaaatcgccgctgccagtcgcgattccacgagctccccgaacctgaccacggcggtggcctatcagaagcctgtgctttgttatttctgtggccataa